A genomic stretch from Telmatocola sphagniphila includes:
- a CDS encoding RNA polymerase sigma factor, with protein sequence MRDPSQIQREAFLRQAVLRGDEAAWKVLYDDSFVLLERYILWRCGQRRDWAEEIVQETWLIAVRKIREFDQQQAQFARWLSGIAGNLLRNQLRKWLKDVKRRSPLIDEAREDSPVENDGERIALALSELSERNERVLKQKYLEQLTVEQIASDWGETPKAIESLLTRAREAFREAFERKVDHASK encoded by the coding sequence ATGCGCGATCCGTCGCAAATCCAACGCGAAGCCTTTCTGCGTCAAGCCGTGCTGCGCGGCGACGAAGCCGCCTGGAAAGTCCTTTACGATGATTCGTTCGTCCTGCTGGAACGATATATCCTCTGGCGCTGTGGCCAGCGCCGCGACTGGGCCGAGGAAATCGTTCAGGAGACCTGGCTGATCGCCGTTCGCAAAATCCGCGAGTTCGATCAGCAGCAGGCTCAGTTTGCGAGATGGCTTTCGGGTATCGCGGGAAATCTACTGCGGAACCAGCTTCGCAAATGGCTGAAAGATGTTAAACGGCGTTCTCCTTTGATCGATGAAGCACGGGAGGACAGCCCCGTCGAGAATGACGGTGAGCGAATCGCCCTGGCGTTATCCGAATTGTCCGAGCGGAATGAGCGAGTGCTGAAGCAGAAATATCTGGAGCAACTAACTGTGGAGCAGATTGCCAGCGACTGGGGAGAAACGCCCAAGGCGATTGAATCCTTGCTAACTCGAGC